The following coding sequences lie in one Macadamia integrifolia cultivar HAES 741 unplaced genomic scaffold, SCU_Mint_v3 scaffold1364, whole genome shotgun sequence genomic window:
- the LOC122063578 gene encoding cytochrome P450 97B2, chloroplastic-like isoform X2, whose amino-acid sequence MATALLQHPMLVNGGFQRDEVSLLGVSKTANLRSATTTNHLKFRKKSLQIRCQSTRTEEKKPRRNLFDNASNLLTNLLSGGSLGTMPVAEGAVSDLFSRPFFFSLYDWFLEHGAVYKLAFGPKSFVVVSDPIVARHILRENAFSYDKGVLADILEPIMGKGLIPADLDTWKQRRRVIAPGFHALFLEAMVKIFTDCSERTISKFEKLLEIAKAEVVELDLEAEFSSLALDIIGLGVFNYDFGSVTKESPVIKAVYGTLFEAEHRSTFYIPYWKLPLARWVVPRQRKFHNDLMIINDCLDGLIRNAKETRQETDVEKLQQRDYLNLKDANLLRFLVDMRGADVDDRQLRDDLMTMLIAGHETTAAVLTWAVFLLAQIHTAYCCGGSSSISSASTAY is encoded by the exons ATGGCAACTGCTCTGTTACAGCACCCTATGCTCGTTAATGGTGGTTTTCAAAGGGATGAAGTTTCGCTTCTGGGTGTCTCCAAAACCGCAAATTTACGCTCAGCTACTACTACAAACCATTTGAAATTTCGGAAGAAGAGCCTTCAGatcag ATGCCAATCAACTAGAACCGAAGAAAAGAAACCGAGAAGAAATTTATTTGACAATGCGAGCAACCTTCTTACTAATCTGTTAAGTGGAGGGAGTCTAGGAACGATGCCGGTGGCTGAAGGCGCTGTATCTGATCTGTTTAGCCGGCCTTTTTTCTTCTCACTTTACGATTGGTTCCTGGAG CATGGTGCAGTTTACAAACTTGCTTTTGGACCAAAGTCATTTGTTGTTGTATCAGACCCCATTGTTGCAAGACATATTTTACGTGAAAATGCATTTTCATATGACAAG GGAGTCCTTGCTGACATCCTAGAACCAATAATGGGGAAAGGGCTTATACCTGCTGATCTTGACACTTGGAAGCAGAGGAGAAGAG TTATTGCTCCTGGGTTCCATGCTTTGTTCTTGGAGGCTATGGTCAAAATATTCACTGATTGTTCAGAGAGGACGATATCAAAATTTGAGAAACTTCTAGAAATAGCTAAGGCTGAGGTTGTTGAGTTGGATCTTGAAGCAGAGTTTTCAAGTTTGGCACTTGATATTATTGGTCTTGGTGTGTTTAACTATGACTTTGGGTCAGTGACTAAAGAATCTCCAGTTATTAAG GCTGTATATGGTACTCTTTTTGAAGCTGAACACAGATCTACTTTCTACATACCATATTGGAAACTTCCTCTAGCAAGATGGGTGGTTCCCAGGCAGAGAAAGTTCCATAATGACCTTATGATTATCAACGACTGCCTTGATGGACTCATCAGGAATGCGAAAGAGACCAGGCAG GAGACAGATGTTGAGAAGCTACAACAAAGAGACTACTTGAATCTGAAG GATGCAAATCTTCTGCGTTTCCTAGTCGATATGCGGGGAGCTGATGTTGATGATCGTCAG TTAAGGGATGACCTGATGACCATGCTTATTGCTGGCCACGAGACAACTGCTGCGGTTCTTACCTGGGCTGTTTTCCTGCTTGCCCAA ATACATACAGCTTATTGTTGTGGAGGCTCTTCGTCTATATCCTCAGCCTCCACTGCTTATTAG
- the LOC122063578 gene encoding cytochrome P450 97B2, chloroplastic-like isoform X1, producing MATALLQHPMLVNGGFQRDEVSLLGVSKTANLRSATTTNHLKFRKKSLQIRCQSTRTEEKKPRRNLFDNASNLLTNLLSGGSLGTMPVAEGAVSDLFSRPFFFSLYDWFLEHGAVYKLAFGPKSFVVVSDPIVARHILRENAFSYDKGVLADILEPIMGKGLIPADLDTWKQRRRVIAPGFHALFLEAMVKIFTDCSERTISKFEKLLEIAKAEVVELDLEAEFSSLALDIIGLGVFNYDFGSVTKESPVIKAVYGTLFEAEHRSTFYIPYWKLPLARWVVPRQRKFHNDLMIINDCLDGLIRNAKETRQETDVEKLQQRDYLNLKDANLLRFLVDMRGADVDDRQLRDDLMTMLIAGHETTAAVLTWAVFLLAQNPSKMKKAQAEIDSVLGQGRTTFECVKKL from the exons ATGGCAACTGCTCTGTTACAGCACCCTATGCTCGTTAATGGTGGTTTTCAAAGGGATGAAGTTTCGCTTCTGGGTGTCTCCAAAACCGCAAATTTACGCTCAGCTACTACTACAAACCATTTGAAATTTCGGAAGAAGAGCCTTCAGatcag ATGCCAATCAACTAGAACCGAAGAAAAGAAACCGAGAAGAAATTTATTTGACAATGCGAGCAACCTTCTTACTAATCTGTTAAGTGGAGGGAGTCTAGGAACGATGCCGGTGGCTGAAGGCGCTGTATCTGATCTGTTTAGCCGGCCTTTTTTCTTCTCACTTTACGATTGGTTCCTGGAG CATGGTGCAGTTTACAAACTTGCTTTTGGACCAAAGTCATTTGTTGTTGTATCAGACCCCATTGTTGCAAGACATATTTTACGTGAAAATGCATTTTCATATGACAAG GGAGTCCTTGCTGACATCCTAGAACCAATAATGGGGAAAGGGCTTATACCTGCTGATCTTGACACTTGGAAGCAGAGGAGAAGAG TTATTGCTCCTGGGTTCCATGCTTTGTTCTTGGAGGCTATGGTCAAAATATTCACTGATTGTTCAGAGAGGACGATATCAAAATTTGAGAAACTTCTAGAAATAGCTAAGGCTGAGGTTGTTGAGTTGGATCTTGAAGCAGAGTTTTCAAGTTTGGCACTTGATATTATTGGTCTTGGTGTGTTTAACTATGACTTTGGGTCAGTGACTAAAGAATCTCCAGTTATTAAG GCTGTATATGGTACTCTTTTTGAAGCTGAACACAGATCTACTTTCTACATACCATATTGGAAACTTCCTCTAGCAAGATGGGTGGTTCCCAGGCAGAGAAAGTTCCATAATGACCTTATGATTATCAACGACTGCCTTGATGGACTCATCAGGAATGCGAAAGAGACCAGGCAG GAGACAGATGTTGAGAAGCTACAACAAAGAGACTACTTGAATCTGAAG GATGCAAATCTTCTGCGTTTCCTAGTCGATATGCGGGGAGCTGATGTTGATGATCGTCAG TTAAGGGATGACCTGATGACCATGCTTATTGCTGGCCACGAGACAACTGCTGCGGTTCTTACCTGGGCTGTTTTCCTGCTTGCCCAA AACCCTTCCAAAATGAAAAAAGCTCAAGCAGAAATTGATTCTGTACTTGGTCAGGGGAGAACAACATTCGAATGTGTTAAGAAGTTGTAG
- the LOC122063578 gene encoding cytochrome P450 97B2, chloroplastic-like isoform X3 → MATALLQHPMLVNGGFQRDEVSLLGVSKTANLRSATTTNHLKFRKKSLQIRCQSTRTEEKKPRRNLFDNASNLLTNLLSGGSLGTMPVAEGAVSDLFSRPFFFSLYDWFLEHGAVYKLAFGPKSFVVVSDPIVARHILRENAFSYDKGVLADILEPIMGKGLIPADLDTWKQRRRVIAPGFHALFLEAMVKIFTDCSERTISKFEKLLEIAKAEVVELDLEAEFSSLALDIIGLGVFNYDFGSVTKESPVIKAVYGTLFEAEHRSTFYIPYWKLPLARWVVPRQRKFHNDLMIINDCLDGLIRNAKETRQETDVEKLQQRDYLNLKSCRMQIFCVS, encoded by the exons ATGGCAACTGCTCTGTTACAGCACCCTATGCTCGTTAATGGTGGTTTTCAAAGGGATGAAGTTTCGCTTCTGGGTGTCTCCAAAACCGCAAATTTACGCTCAGCTACTACTACAAACCATTTGAAATTTCGGAAGAAGAGCCTTCAGatcag ATGCCAATCAACTAGAACCGAAGAAAAGAAACCGAGAAGAAATTTATTTGACAATGCGAGCAACCTTCTTACTAATCTGTTAAGTGGAGGGAGTCTAGGAACGATGCCGGTGGCTGAAGGCGCTGTATCTGATCTGTTTAGCCGGCCTTTTTTCTTCTCACTTTACGATTGGTTCCTGGAG CATGGTGCAGTTTACAAACTTGCTTTTGGACCAAAGTCATTTGTTGTTGTATCAGACCCCATTGTTGCAAGACATATTTTACGTGAAAATGCATTTTCATATGACAAG GGAGTCCTTGCTGACATCCTAGAACCAATAATGGGGAAAGGGCTTATACCTGCTGATCTTGACACTTGGAAGCAGAGGAGAAGAG TTATTGCTCCTGGGTTCCATGCTTTGTTCTTGGAGGCTATGGTCAAAATATTCACTGATTGTTCAGAGAGGACGATATCAAAATTTGAGAAACTTCTAGAAATAGCTAAGGCTGAGGTTGTTGAGTTGGATCTTGAAGCAGAGTTTTCAAGTTTGGCACTTGATATTATTGGTCTTGGTGTGTTTAACTATGACTTTGGGTCAGTGACTAAAGAATCTCCAGTTATTAAG GCTGTATATGGTACTCTTTTTGAAGCTGAACACAGATCTACTTTCTACATACCATATTGGAAACTTCCTCTAGCAAGATGGGTGGTTCCCAGGCAGAGAAAGTTCCATAATGACCTTATGATTATCAACGACTGCCTTGATGGACTCATCAGGAATGCGAAAGAGACCAGGCAG GAGACAGATGTTGAGAAGCTACAACAAAGAGACTACTTGAATCTGAAG TCTTGCAGGATGCAAATCTTCTGCGTTTCCTAG